The Cucumis melo cultivar AY chromosome 5, USDA_Cmelo_AY_1.0, whole genome shotgun sequence genome has a segment encoding these proteins:
- the LOC127149345 gene encoding L10-interacting MYB domain-containing protein-like codes for MSQKSTEQLCVDDVVEIDELKGEGPWSNKSETLFVDLMDEEVAKGNRPTTTFTKTSWNYMRSQLIASAGYNYSHDQLKNKFNKLRQMYKDFKKILSDMTGNGWDPLLGTINLEEEQWNELFKVNKRAKKFRKSGCPHYEKLVRIFGDTTATGVNACPSTRLISDSEDENENDVASNTNVGVEENNKGKSKKRFRRKKDEFGSFFSSFLDVYAENAKRKNDILEKRSFGCTSSQVDESQTSNKKDDLHEELMECLDILNTMEDVDGEAYSKILKLLHGDLAWRKLFLRMPDSRKRDFINSL; via the exons ATGTCACAAAAATCAACTGAACAACTTTGTGTCGATGACGTTGTTGAGATTGATGAATTAAAAGGTGAGGGACCATGGTCAAATAAAAGTGAAACTTTGTTTGTAGACTTAATGGATGAAGAGGTTGCAAAAGGCAATCGACCAACTACAACATTTACAAAGACTAGTTGGAATTATATGAGAAGCCAACTAATTGCTAGTGCAGGATATAATTATTCTCACgatcaattgaaaaataagtttaacAAATTAAGACAAATGTACAAAGACTTCAAAAAGATATTGAGTGATATGACAGGAAATGGTTGGGATCCATTATTAGGTACCATCAATCTTGAAGAGGAGCAATGGAATGAGCTTTTTAAG GTGAATAAGAGAgctaaaaagtttagaaaaagtGGTTGCCCACATTATGAAAAGCTCGTAAGGATTTTTGGAGATACTACTGCAACAGGTGTAAATGCTTGCCCATCAACAAGACTTATTTCAGATtctgaagatgaaaatgaaaatgatgttgCAAGCAACACAAACGTTGGTGTTGAAGAgaataataaaggaaaaagcaaaaaacgatttcgaagaaagaaagacgaatttggcagtttcttctcatcattcTTAGATGTATATGCGGAGAATGCAAAGAGAAAGAATGACATCCTtgagaaaagatcttttggttgtACATCTAGTCAAGTTGATGAGAGTCAAACATCAAACAAAAAAGATGATCTCCATGAAGAGTTGATGGAATGTTTAGACATTTTAAATACAATGGAGGATGTTGATGGAGAGGCTTATTCCAAAATACTGAAACTCTTGCACGGAGATCTTGCTTGGAGAAAGCTATTTTTGCGCATGCCCGATTCAAGGAAGAGAGATTTCATAAATAGTCTTTAG